One region of Mucilaginibacter sp. 14171R-50 genomic DNA includes:
- a CDS encoding four helix bundle protein, protein MHNLAELKIWNKAIDLAVDVYKATSSFPNDERFGLTSQLRRAAVSISSNIAEGAGRNSNKEFCNFLGIANGSSYEVQTQLVISNKLSLLNTDLLNGLLQQIEELQKMNYAFQQMLNKPSQI, encoded by the coding sequence ATGCATAATCTGGCAGAATTGAAAATTTGGAATAAAGCAATTGATTTGGCAGTTGATGTTTACAAAGCCACTTCAAGCTTTCCGAATGATGAGCGCTTTGGTTTAACAAGCCAGTTAAGGCGAGCAGCAGTTTCAATTTCGTCAAATATTGCAGAAGGTGCTGGAAGGAATTCTAATAAAGAGTTCTGTAATTTTTTAGGGATAGCCAATGGGTCATCGTACGAGGTACAAACCCAATTGGTTATATCAAACAAGTTAAGTTTATTAAATACCGATTTGCTGAATGGGTTATTACAACAGATTGAAGAATTGCAAAAGATGAATTATGCCTTTCAACAAATGTTAAACAAGCCGTCTCAAATCTAA
- a CDS encoding ferrous iron transport protein A, with product MTLEQLEVGETGIVKEFTDLEMSVKLMEMGCLPGEPVKVARVAPLGDPIAIHVSGYQLSLRRFEASTIILQ from the coding sequence ATGACCCTGGAACAGCTTGAAGTAGGAGAAACCGGAATAGTAAAGGAGTTTACTGACCTGGAAATGTCTGTAAAGCTGATGGAGATGGGTTGCCTTCCCGGCGAACCTGTTAAAGTAGCCCGTGTTGCCCCTCTTGGCGATCCTATAGCTATCCATGTATCGGGCTACCAGCTAAGTTTACGCAGGTTCGAGGCGTCGACCATAATTTTGCAATAG
- the gcvH gene encoding glycine cleavage system protein GcvH, which produces MNFPAELKYTSDHEWIRVEGDEAYIGITEFAQGELGDIVYIDINTVGQDVTKESVFGTVEAVKTVSDLFMPVDGTILEVNKQLDSQPELVNSDPYGEGWMVKVKLNNPADADSLLSADAYKGVIGQ; this is translated from the coding sequence ATGAATTTTCCGGCAGAGTTAAAATACACAAGCGATCACGAATGGATACGCGTTGAAGGCGATGAAGCTTACATCGGTATCACAGAGTTTGCCCAGGGCGAATTAGGCGATATTGTTTACATAGACATTAATACAGTAGGCCAGGATGTTACCAAAGAATCTGTTTTTGGTACGGTAGAAGCTGTAAAAACGGTATCTGATCTGTTCATGCCGGTTGACGGTACAATTTTAGAAGTAAACAAACAGTTAGACAGCCAGCCCGAGTTAGTGAACTCTGATCCGTATGGAGAAGGATGGATGGTAAAAGTTAAGCTAAACAACCCTGCCGATGCAGACAGCCTTTTATCTGCCGACGCTTATAAGGGCGTGATAGGCCAATAA
- a CDS encoding thioredoxin family protein produces the protein MKRLIFLLFIVVAGFSCTQAQTIPTTIPPYKILTTNDQTVTPADLTKNKPVMIIYFAPDCPHCQKLINDMKPYMKSFKDIQVVMITFSDIRMVKSFQKDYGLTAWPNFILGTEGYTYTVQRFYQLKHTPFVAIYNKGGKLVQTFEKQPEASDLLAAIKKI, from the coding sequence ATGAAGAGACTTATATTCTTATTATTTATCGTGGTAGCCGGCTTTTCGTGCACACAGGCTCAAACTATCCCCACCACAATCCCTCCGTATAAAATATTAACCACTAACGACCAAACAGTTACACCGGCAGACCTTACAAAGAACAAACCGGTAATGATCATTTACTTTGCCCCCGATTGCCCGCATTGCCAGAAGCTGATAAATGACATGAAACCTTATATGAAGAGTTTTAAGGATATACAGGTGGTGATGATAACTTTTAGTGATATCAGGATGGTGAAAAGTTTTCAGAAGGATTATGGCTTAACCGCATGGCCTAATTTTATTTTAGGCACCGAAGGCTACACTTATACTGTGCAGCGTTTTTATCAGCTTAAGCATACGCCGTTTGTAGCCATTTATAATAAAGGTGGTAAACTGGTGCAAACGTTTGAGAAACAACCTGAGGCGAGCGACTTGTTAGCCGCGATCAAGAAAATTTAA
- a CDS encoding class I SAM-dependent rRNA methyltransferase yields MIDVILKKGKEKAVLHKHPWVFSGAIEQVKGKPANGDIICLRDSKKDFLAYGFYNDRSRVAVRLLEWDESLAVDDNWFRDKVRTSVAGRAHILADGSTDTCRLVFSESDYLPGLIVDKYADHLAVQVLTSGMQNAMPVIIDELNALLKPASIFDKSDAASRSHEGLETSNVLLAGIHPPELVMVKENGISYGINIAEGQKSGFYCDQRYNRKLLATYATGKKMLDCFCYTGGFTLNALKNGAESVTSVDSSALALETLQENIRLNKFEQTVHNAIKSDVNVQLRKFRDDGETFDIIVLDPPKYAPSRSALDRASRAYKDLNRLGMQLLDSGGLLATFSCSGAMDMETFKQVLAWAALDAGKQVQFIYQFHQPEDHPVRASFPEGEYLKGLLCRVW; encoded by the coding sequence ATGATCGACGTTATATTAAAAAAGGGGAAGGAGAAAGCGGTATTACATAAACACCCCTGGGTATTTTCGGGCGCAATAGAACAGGTTAAAGGCAAGCCTGCCAATGGCGACATCATATGCCTGCGGGATAGCAAGAAAGATTTCCTGGCTTACGGCTTTTATAACGATCGGTCGCGCGTTGCTGTGCGCCTGCTGGAGTGGGACGAAAGCCTAGCGGTTGATGATAACTGGTTCCGGGATAAAGTACGGACATCGGTTGCGGGTCGCGCGCATATTTTAGCGGATGGCAGCACGGATACCTGCAGGCTTGTATTCAGCGAATCTGATTATCTTCCGGGGCTTATCGTTGATAAATATGCAGATCATTTAGCTGTGCAGGTGCTTACATCTGGAATGCAAAACGCTATGCCGGTTATTATAGATGAATTAAACGCACTGTTAAAGCCAGCCAGCATCTTTGATAAAAGCGATGCAGCTTCCCGCTCGCACGAAGGATTAGAAACCAGCAATGTATTACTGGCCGGCATCCATCCGCCCGAACTGGTAATGGTGAAAGAAAACGGTATAAGCTACGGCATCAATATCGCCGAAGGCCAAAAATCGGGCTTTTACTGCGATCAGCGTTATAACCGCAAGTTACTGGCAACTTATGCCACAGGCAAAAAAATGCTGGATTGCTTTTGTTATACCGGAGGTTTTACCCTTAACGCCCTAAAAAACGGCGCTGAATCAGTAACGAGTGTAGATAGCTCTGCGCTTGCCCTCGAAACTCTTCAGGAAAACATCCGCCTGAATAAATTTGAACAAACGGTCCACAATGCCATCAAGTCTGACGTAAATGTTCAGCTGCGCAAATTCAGGGATGACGGTGAAACGTTTGATATCATCGTACTCGACCCGCCAAAGTACGCGCCATCCCGCTCGGCGCTCGACAGGGCTTCACGTGCATATAAAGACCTTAATCGCCTGGGCATGCAATTGCTCGATAGCGGCGGCCTGCTGGCTACATTTTCCTGCTCTGGCGCTATGGATATGGAAACCTTTAAACAGGTGCTTGCATGGGCGGCCCTTGATGCCGGTAAACAGGTGCAGTTTATTTACCAGTTCCATCAACCCGAAGACCACCCCGTTAGGGCATCGTTCCCCGAGGGGGAATATTTAAAAGGCTTGTTGTGCCGTGTTTGGTAG
- a CDS encoding succinate dehydrogenase/fumarate reductase iron-sulfur subunit, translating to MSGHMNLTLKVWRQKNSQTPGKFVTYKAENISPDMSFLEMLDVVNESLILKREDPIHFDHDCREGICGMCSLYINGRPHGPKRAITTCQLHMRSFSDGETITIEPWRSAAFPIVKDLATDRSAFDRIQQAGGYISVNTGGVPDANVIPIPKVIADEAFNSATCIGCGACVAACKNASAMLFTSAKITQLGLLPQGQTERYSRVQAMVAQMDKEGFGNCTNTGACEAECPKEITLTNIARMNNDFFSAKLFREEHAHDHTGGE from the coding sequence ATGAGTGGACACATGAACCTGACGCTGAAAGTATGGCGTCAAAAAAATTCGCAAACCCCCGGCAAGTTTGTGACCTATAAGGCCGAGAATATTTCGCCGGATATGTCATTCCTTGAAATGCTGGATGTGGTTAACGAAAGCCTGATCCTGAAAAGGGAAGACCCTATTCACTTTGACCACGATTGCCGCGAGGGTATTTGCGGTATGTGCTCGTTGTACATCAATGGCCGCCCGCACGGGCCAAAAAGGGCTATTACAACCTGCCAATTGCATATGCGCAGCTTTAGCGATGGCGAGACCATTACCATTGAGCCATGGCGTTCGGCTGCGTTCCCGATCGTAAAGGATCTGGCGACCGACCGTTCAGCGTTCGACCGTATACAACAGGCCGGCGGTTACATATCTGTAAACACAGGCGGTGTGCCCGATGCTAATGTAATACCCATCCCCAAGGTAATTGCCGACGAGGCCTTTAATTCGGCTACCTGTATTGGTTGCGGTGCATGCGTTGCCGCATGTAAAAATGCTTCGGCAATGCTGTTTACTTCGGCTAAAATAACACAGCTGGGTTTATTGCCGCAAGGCCAGACCGAGCGTTATAGCCGTGTACAGGCTATGGTGGCACAAATGGATAAAGAAGGCTTTGGTAACTGTACCAACACCGGTGCCTGCGAGGCAGAATGCCCTAAGGAAATAACCCTGACCAATATTGCCCGCATGAACAACGACTTTTTCAGTGCCAAGCTTTTCCGCGAAGAGCACGCGCATGACCACACCGGCGGCGAATAA
- a CDS encoding VanZ family protein, translated as MKQTLKYYGPAILWAFFILTICAIPMGGVGNSQLFFPGFDKLVHCGLFFVLSVLYCYGSIRKWKTRSIRIEIAMKNTIVLVSYGALIEMLQRYLFTWRSGDWNDLLADAIGGCMGIFAVLLTSNAINHENS; from the coding sequence ATGAAACAAACGCTAAAATATTACGGGCCTGCTATTTTGTGGGCCTTTTTTATTTTGACAATATGCGCTATCCCAATGGGGGGTGTTGGCAATTCGCAACTGTTTTTCCCGGGGTTTGATAAACTGGTGCATTGTGGGTTGTTTTTTGTGCTTTCGGTTTTGTATTGTTATGGTAGTATCCGTAAATGGAAAACCCGTAGCATACGTATCGAGATAGCGATGAAGAACACCATTGTATTGGTAAGCTATGGCGCATTAATTGAAATGCTGCAGCGATACCTTTTTACCTGGCGTAGCGGCGACTGGAATGATTTGCTGGCCGATGCTATTGGCGGCTGTATGGGTATATTTGCCGTGTTGTTAACCAGTAACGCTATCAATCATGAAAACAGTTAA
- the feoB gene encoding ferrous iron transport protein B, translating to MKADIRVALVGNPNTGKSTLFNALTGLNQKIGNFPGVTVDKKVGYAQLPDGRRAEIIDLPGTYSLYPKSRDESIVFSVLAEKDTALTPDLIIVIIDATNLKRNLLLYTQVADLKIPVIIALNMIDLSKKAGVDININKLAEKLGVPVIPVSARKLEGINPLKTAISYANKFALQQESIDVMAIAPEIIESISKEFSTDNPYFALQLAHQHETLKFLTPEQSNRIEELEKEHSFHSQKAQATETIARYNYINDLLYDTVKTPVTAHDESVSNKIDKILTHRIFGFIIFMGVLLFMFQSIFAWSAYPMSLIEDLFVWIEGGLRGILPGGPLANLLIDGVVAGLSGVLVFIPQIAILFAFISILEDTGYMSRVTFMMDKIMRKVGLNGKSVVPLIGGFACAVPSIMSTRTIENWKDRMITIMVTPLVACSARLPVYTLLIALVVPDRNVWWLFNLQGLALTGMYVLSLVSAIIVAYVMKFVLKARERGYFIMELPVYRMPRWNNVLFSMYERSKTFVLEAGKVIIAVSVILWVLSSYGPGDRFKKIEQTYSQPQYTRSMTPDSLARVVSTEKLENSYAGVLGHVIEPVIKPIGFDWKIGIALITSFAAREVFVGTMATIYSVDGDADRIDSVQNKMRNAKNPNTGGPVFTLAVAFSLMMFYAFAMQCASTVAVVYRETKNWRWPAAQFIYMTVLAYGAAFLVYNLLK from the coding sequence TTGAAAGCTGATATCAGAGTAGCGCTTGTTGGAAATCCAAATACCGGTAAATCGACACTCTTTAATGCATTAACCGGGCTAAATCAAAAAATAGGAAATTTTCCGGGGGTTACTGTTGATAAAAAAGTTGGCTATGCGCAATTGCCGGACGGCCGCCGCGCCGAAATTATCGATCTGCCGGGCACTTACAGCCTTTACCCGAAAAGCCGCGACGAATCCATCGTGTTCTCGGTACTTGCTGAAAAAGACACCGCCCTTACGCCTGATCTGATCATCGTAATAATTGATGCCACCAATTTAAAACGTAACCTGCTGCTTTATACTCAGGTGGCTGATCTGAAAATACCCGTAATTATTGCCTTAAATATGATTGACCTGTCTAAAAAGGCGGGTGTAGATATCAATATAAATAAGTTGGCCGAAAAGCTCGGCGTGCCTGTCATCCCGGTATCGGCGCGCAAGCTGGAGGGTATAAACCCACTGAAAACTGCTATATCTTACGCCAACAAGTTCGCCCTTCAGCAGGAAAGCATCGACGTAATGGCGATAGCGCCGGAGATTATTGAAAGCATTAGCAAAGAATTTAGTACAGATAACCCGTACTTTGCGCTGCAGCTTGCCCATCAGCACGAAACCCTGAAATTTTTAACGCCGGAACAAAGCAACCGGATAGAAGAACTGGAAAAGGAACACAGTTTCCACTCGCAAAAAGCACAGGCTACCGAAACCATCGCCCGGTACAACTATATAAACGACCTGCTTTACGATACGGTAAAAACACCGGTCACCGCGCACGATGAATCAGTAAGTAATAAGATTGATAAGATACTTACCCACAGGATTTTTGGTTTTATCATATTCATGGGAGTGCTGCTTTTTATGTTCCAGTCGATATTTGCCTGGTCAGCATACCCCATGTCGCTCATCGAAGATCTTTTTGTTTGGATAGAAGGCGGCTTGCGCGGCATATTGCCCGGTGGCCCGCTTGCTAACCTGCTGATAGATGGTGTTGTTGCCGGCTTAAGCGGCGTGCTGGTGTTTATCCCTCAGATAGCTATTCTGTTTGCATTCATATCGATACTGGAAGATACGGGCTACATGTCGCGTGTTACGTTTATGATGGATAAGATCATGCGTAAGGTAGGGCTTAACGGTAAATCGGTTGTTCCGCTGATAGGTGGCTTTGCCTGCGCTGTGCCATCTATCATGAGCACCCGCACCATCGAGAACTGGAAGGACCGCATGATAACTATTATGGTAACGCCGTTGGTAGCATGCTCTGCACGCTTGCCGGTGTATACCTTATTAATAGCCCTTGTGGTGCCCGACCGTAACGTGTGGTGGCTATTTAACCTGCAGGGCCTGGCGCTTACAGGCATGTATGTGCTCAGCCTGGTATCGGCTATAATTGTAGCCTACGTAATGAAATTTGTTTTGAAGGCCCGTGAGCGCGGATATTTTATAATGGAGCTGCCGGTGTACCGCATGCCCCGCTGGAACAACGTGCTTTTTTCGATGTACGAGCGTTCAAAAACATTTGTGCTTGAGGCCGGAAAGGTAATTATAGCCGTATCGGTTATCCTGTGGGTGCTATCGTCATACGGGCCGGGTGACAGGTTTAAAAAGATAGAGCAAACGTATAGCCAGCCCCAGTACACCCGAAGCATGACACCGGATAGTCTGGCAAGGGTGGTATCTACCGAGAAACTGGAAAACTCATACGCAGGTGTGTTAGGGCACGTGATAGAGCCTGTTATTAAACCCATCGGCTTCGATTGGAAGATAGGTATAGCGCTCATTACTTCCTTTGCTGCCCGCGAAGTATTTGTAGGCACCATGGCCACCATTTACAGCGTTGACGGCGATGCCGACCGGATAGATTCTGTGCAGAACAAGATGCGTAACGCCAAAAACCCCAATACCGGCGGCCCGGTGTTTACCCTGGCCGTAGCGTTTTCGCTAATGATGTTTTACGCCTTTGCCATGCAGTGCGCCAGCACCGTAGCTGTTGTTTATCGCGAAACCAAAAACTGGCGCTGGCCCGCCGCCCAATTCATCTACATGACGGTGTTAGCTTATGGCGCCGCGTTTTTAGTGTATAACCTGTTAAAGTAA
- a CDS encoding VOC family protein, whose protein sequence is MYKMVPLFKCTSMQAAIDFYTGVLNFKLKYSQASASDGVVDIIADGAELQLTVYESPTLFKSVANVWVNDVDSLFNLYVSRGLDITGKENSPVHLGPVDQTWGNREFYVTDADGNTLRFCQE, encoded by the coding sequence ATGTATAAGATGGTCCCGCTATTTAAATGCACAAGTATGCAGGCGGCTATTGATTTTTATACAGGCGTGCTCAATTTCAAATTAAAATACTCCCAAGCTTCTGCCTCTGATGGTGTAGTAGATATTATTGCTGACGGAGCAGAGCTGCAGCTCACCGTTTACGAAAGCCCAACGTTGTTTAAGTCAGTCGCCAATGTTTGGGTAAACGATGTAGATAGCCTTTTTAATTTATATGTAAGCCGGGGGTTGGATATTACAGGGAAAGAAAATTCGCCGGTTCATCTGGGGCCGGTAGACCAGACCTGGGGCAACCGTGAATTTTATGTTACTGATGCCGACGGGAACACACTCCGATTTTGTCAGGAATAA
- a CDS encoding (2Fe-2S)-binding protein: MEKEEFGTDAMPQTGLEDPSRRSFIKQSSLLTAVALAPATAIKAAEGHLDEQIAGALEKLPLRMEVNGEMHNLSVEPRATLLDILREEMDLTGTKKGCDHGQCGACTVHVDGQRVNSCLTLGIMVNGKKVTTIEGLAKGDELHPMQAAFLKHDAFQCGYCTPGQIMSAVACINEGRANSEGEIREFMSGNICRCGAYPNIVNAITDVKNGGMEA, translated from the coding sequence ATGGAAAAAGAAGAATTTGGTACGGACGCCATGCCTCAAACCGGCCTTGAAGATCCATCGCGCCGAAGTTTTATAAAGCAATCATCATTATTGACTGCGGTAGCATTAGCGCCGGCAACCGCCATAAAAGCGGCCGAAGGGCATTTAGATGAACAAATTGCCGGCGCGCTCGAAAAACTGCCATTGCGCATGGAAGTGAATGGCGAAATGCACAACCTGTCGGTTGAGCCGCGCGCTACCCTGCTTGACATCCTTCGCGAAGAAATGGACCTTACCGGCACCAAAAAAGGCTGCGACCATGGGCAATGCGGCGCATGCACTGTGCATGTGGACGGGCAGCGGGTGAACTCATGCTTAACGCTCGGCATCATGGTTAACGGCAAAAAAGTCACTACCATAGAGGGTTTGGCCAAAGGGGATGAACTGCACCCTATGCAGGCCGCGTTTTTAAAGCATGACGCCTTTCAGTGCGGCTATTGTACACCGGGGCAGATCATGTCGGCAGTGGCCTGTATCAACGAGGGGCGCGCCAATTCCGAGGGGGAGATACGGGAATTTATGAGCGGTAATATATGTCGTTGCGGCGCCTATCCAAATATTGTTAATGCTATCACCGATGTAAAGAATGGAGGCATGGAAGCATGA
- a CDS encoding SprT-like domain-containing protein, with amino-acid sequence MDKVKVLEKYLPPDAAPLVGRWIDYFKCEFKISRNRGTKFGDYRAPHAGKGHRISVNFDLNPYAFLVTTVHEFAHLHTWNEHKHKAKPHGAEWKNNFKKMMQPFFEKEVFPPDVRQAITGYLNNPAASSCSDLTLYRSLRKYDAPKESVHTVEKLPLKALFKLKDGRVFRKEEKLRKRYKCIEISTKRIYLFSPVAEVEVIQE; translated from the coding sequence TTGGATAAAGTAAAAGTATTAGAAAAGTATCTTCCGCCTGATGCGGCGCCGCTTGTTGGCCGCTGGATAGATTACTTTAAATGTGAGTTTAAAATTTCGCGCAACCGCGGTACTAAGTTCGGCGATTACCGTGCGCCGCATGCCGGCAAAGGGCACCGTATATCGGTTAACTTTGATCTTAACCCCTATGCTTTTTTGGTGACCACCGTACACGAGTTTGCACACCTGCATACCTGGAACGAGCATAAGCACAAGGCTAAACCACATGGCGCCGAGTGGAAGAACAACTTTAAAAAAATGATGCAGCCTTTTTTTGAGAAGGAGGTATTCCCGCCGGATGTCAGGCAGGCTATTACCGGCTATCTGAATAATCCCGCTGCCTCAAGCTGCTCAGACCTAACCCTTTACCGCTCGCTGCGCAAATATGATGCGCCAAAAGAGTCAGTGCATACGGTGGAAAAGCTGCCGCTGAAGGCCCTGTTCAAGTTGAAGGATGGCCGTGTTTTCCGGAAGGAAGAAAAGCTGCGTAAACGCTACAAATGCATTGAAATAAGCACCAAACGCATCTACCTGTTTAGCCCTGTTGCCGAAGTAGAGGTAATACAGGAATAA
- a CDS encoding xanthine dehydrogenase family protein subunit M: MKQFQYVKASSNAGVISAISKPGTKIIAGGTNLVDLMKRGVTAPDKLVDITHLPLKDISEPMGNVMTMSIGALALNSVVAEHPRVKEMFPLLSMALHAGASPQLRNMATVGGNMMQRTRCTYFYDTAMPCNKREPGTGCGALGGINRMHAIFGTSEKCIAVHPSDMCVALAALDAKVEVSGPKGVRYIAFTDFHRLPGLTPQLDNTLASNELITRVIIPTNNFAKHSYYLKVRDRQSYAFALVSVAAALDIEGGIIKGVRLAMGGVAHKPWRLFDAEKALMGKKPTEENFAHAAQLAMQGAKAYKYNAFKLKLAPATIAEALKHASGLV, encoded by the coding sequence ATGAAACAATTTCAATACGTAAAGGCAAGCAGTAACGCCGGCGTTATAAGCGCCATCAGCAAGCCGGGCACCAAGATCATAGCAGGTGGTACCAATCTTGTCGACCTGATGAAACGCGGCGTAACTGCCCCGGATAAGCTGGTGGATATTACACATCTGCCCTTGAAGGACATCAGCGAACCGATGGGCAATGTAATGACGATGTCTATTGGCGCATTGGCATTAAATAGCGTGGTTGCAGAGCATCCGCGCGTAAAGGAAATGTTCCCGTTGCTTTCTATGGCATTGCATGCCGGCGCATCGCCGCAGTTGCGTAATATGGCTACCGTTGGCGGCAACATGATGCAGCGCACGCGCTGCACTTATTTTTATGATACCGCCATGCCTTGTAATAAACGCGAGCCAGGCACCGGTTGCGGCGCACTGGGAGGCATTAACCGCATGCACGCTATATTTGGTACAAGCGAGAAATGTATAGCAGTGCACCCAAGCGATATGTGCGTAGCACTGGCCGCCTTAGATGCTAAGGTGGAGGTATCAGGCCCTAAGGGGGTACGGTATATTGCCTTTACAGATTTTCACCGGTTGCCCGGCCTTACTCCCCAGTTAGATAATACCCTGGCAAGTAATGAATTGATTACCCGTGTAATTATACCAACAAACAATTTTGCTAAACACAGTTATTACTTAAAGGTGCGCGACAGGCAATCATACGCTTTTGCGCTGGTATCGGTGGCGGCCGCGCTGGATATTGAGGGCGGGATAATTAAGGGCGTACGCCTGGCTATGGGCGGCGTGGCGCATAAGCCATGGCGTTTATTTGATGCTGAAAAGGCGCTTATGGGCAAAAAGCCAACCGAAGAAAACTTTGCGCATGCAGCGCAACTTGCCATGCAGGGCGCTAAGGCCTATAAGTATAACGCGTTTAAATTAAAACTTGCCCCGGCTACAATTGCCGAGGCGCTAAAACATGCCTCGGGCTTAGTTTAA
- a CDS encoding Gfo/Idh/MocA family oxidoreductase, whose amino-acid sequence MSAPIVTGLMAYGMSGRIFHAPFVSTNPGFTLKAVVERHDKKAANIYPDIISYNNIDDLLNDDEIELIIVNTPSYLHYEHAVKALNAGKHVLIEKPAAATVAEVKELFELGRRLGKHVMIYQNRRYDSGFLSTKEVIESGRLGDLIEATFRMDRYKAALGVKSFKETKTTPANGLVYDLGPHLLDNAISLFGKPLSFRKTTGIYRDGSEVPDYFNYHLIYPNQLNVYLTSGLLIAGETPGFVVHGKNGSFIKNRTDVQEAQLDKGMMPTDPAYGVEPAGNEGHLTTVGIDNQKCTEPIASKKGDYTQIFDAVYHTIRNNALFPVTEEHIAWQLEMLEA is encoded by the coding sequence ATGTCAGCACCTATAGTTACAGGCTTAATGGCCTACGGCATGTCCGGGCGAATATTTCACGCGCCGTTCGTTAGCACCAATCCCGGCTTTACATTAAAAGCTGTAGTTGAGCGCCACGATAAAAAAGCGGCCAACATATACCCGGATATCATCAGCTACAACAATATTGATGATTTGTTAAACGATGACGAAATTGAGCTGATAATTGTTAACACGCCCAGCTACCTTCACTATGAGCATGCTGTTAAAGCCTTAAACGCCGGCAAACATGTACTTATAGAAAAACCCGCTGCAGCCACGGTTGCCGAAGTAAAAGAATTATTTGAACTTGGCCGCAGGTTGGGTAAGCATGTTATGATATACCAGAACCGCAGATATGACAGCGGCTTTTTATCAACCAAAGAAGTAATTGAAAGTGGCCGGCTGGGCGATCTAATAGAGGCAACCTTCCGTATGGACAGGTATAAAGCTGCGCTGGGCGTAAAATCGTTTAAAGAAACAAAAACTACGCCGGCAAACGGCCTGGTTTATGATCTGGGCCCGCACTTGCTTGATAACGCGATAAGTTTATTTGGCAAGCCGTTATCTTTCCGTAAAACCACAGGCATATACCGGGATGGATCTGAAGTGCCCGACTACTTTAACTATCACCTTATTTACCCCAACCAACTAAACGTTTATTTAACATCGGGCCTGCTTATAGCCGGCGAAACACCCGGTTTTGTAGTGCATGGCAAAAACGGCAGCTTCATAAAAAACCGTACTGATGTGCAAGAGGCGCAGTTGGACAAAGGCATGATGCCAACCGATCCTGCTTATGGGGTTGAGCCGGCCGGCAACGAGGGCCATCTTACAACAGTGGGCATAGATAACCAAAAGTGCACCGAGCCAATAGCATCGAAAAAAGGCGATTACACCCAAATATTCGATGCCGTTTATCATACAATACGCAATAACGCGTTATTTCCTGTAACTGAAGAACATATTGCCTGGCAACTGGAAATGCTGGAGGCTTAA
- a CDS encoding DUF4142 domain-containing protein, which produces MKKLSLVAMMAIAALSFQACNNAAKDSKESADSVNAVKDTTTTGATGIAVDENDAKFATDAANAGMAEVAAGKLASEKAVDPRVKEFGNMMVMDHTKANEELMAIAKTKNITLPTAPDADHQKMAADLAAKSGKDFDKAYVDAMVDGHKKVASMLEDASKNCKDADLMAFATKTLPTVKAHLAKIEAIQSSMK; this is translated from the coding sequence ATGAAAAAATTAAGTTTAGTGGCAATGATGGCTATAGCAGCCTTATCATTCCAGGCCTGTAACAATGCCGCCAAAGACAGCAAAGAATCTGCCGATAGTGTAAACGCGGTGAAAGACACCACCACGACCGGCGCAACCGGTATAGCGGTTGATGAAAACGATGCAAAATTTGCTACTGATGCCGCAAACGCGGGCATGGCCGAAGTTGCAGCAGGTAAACTGGCTTCAGAGAAGGCCGTTGATCCGCGCGTTAAGGAGTTTGGCAATATGATGGTAATGGACCACACCAAAGCCAATGAAGAATTAATGGCAATAGCCAAAACAAAGAATATTACTTTGCCAACCGCACCGGATGCTGACCATCAAAAGATGGCTGCCGACCTTGCTGCAAAATCGGGTAAAGATTTTGACAAAGCATACGTTGACGCTATGGTAGACGGACATAAAAAAGTAGCGTCGATGTTAGAAGATGCATCGAAAAATTGTAAAGACGCCGACCTGATGGCTTTTGCTACCAAAACGCTGCCTACAGTTAAAGCGCACTTAGCTAAAATTGAAGCGATACAAAGCAGCATGAAATAA